In one Moritella sp. 5 genomic region, the following are encoded:
- a CDS encoding PilZ domain-containing protein — MELSHYTDIIKKLTTLYHEPDFSLLFAQLTEGETNSKRFLIKMEVNRLSAPTRRILDFRQRGDSGAVAYEYDGILHHINPVEIKFLETLLAQHQGNYTLGIYEEVLDFHQRERSKPVNERNVITVEPTAKFAVDPIQYASYFVRDEERMHYSSAIKMRFGDRVIDAMTSDLSTSGIKVKVNKNHAIVTGSLVNVNFSSLRQEYANHLLRDFFAYKLMGIDEEEKFDYLRLMRIDENNELDTFISKLIAQNKSKYKVNVRYQEENVVVKGYEQFFLPRMSGLPLYISGDEQPVLSHLLLNENNRGVYDYWINEESKSQLEACWQTDWMQGLLQTKKSIETTIYSFYYTQNGRLYFYAADAISLAKSGLKALFLSFACQRPNFRAFKFSLYPSAFDEKKHLLEAECHQQPIGSTMLAALQDIRWVGLLQDITNENILNDYKAYAQHSSDFNLLHQYRLPAADQRAILAQFKFVQLRKEARFSYKTAIVVSHTERSIKGWSNDFSTEGLQIELESPLDVQIGHRVYLELPMLQKLSKKVALANLPYSVVGCNKAKTILHLQIVGDKEAHIGCKFFSLLIRSNKDKLKSTPEPTQSPGVTAVLRNMYCQHLATMPLYIHKVNTSYQMDRIGISPNENSLAPLFEYFGQAESRYNLYPLLSDNNIKQVFDDALAGLEPTYRPWQQVLYITIATSDSVVTTRFEKDFSDEHERRQFITHSLQKGAFFAIQVMLSRTGRPDMEYIEKELNYVSHYAIHRAQKLEDELWSVRGVVDLIDVSDELLYRLGLRRMR; from the coding sequence GGAATTATCTCATTACACCGACATAATTAAAAAATTAACGACCTTGTATCATGAACCTGATTTTAGTCTTTTGTTCGCACAGTTGACTGAAGGTGAAACGAACAGTAAACGTTTTTTGATCAAGATGGAGGTCAATCGCCTTTCTGCGCCCACACGACGGATCCTCGATTTTCGTCAACGTGGTGACAGTGGCGCGGTAGCGTATGAGTATGATGGTATTTTACATCACATTAATCCGGTCGAAATTAAGTTTTTAGAAACATTGTTAGCTCAGCACCAAGGTAATTATACGCTGGGTATCTATGAAGAAGTATTGGATTTTCATCAACGTGAACGTAGTAAACCAGTAAATGAGCGCAATGTTATAACGGTTGAACCCACGGCTAAATTTGCGGTCGATCCGATTCAGTATGCGTCATATTTTGTGCGTGACGAAGAGCGTATGCACTACAGTTCAGCGATAAAAATGCGGTTTGGCGACCGTGTTATTGATGCCATGACCTCTGATTTATCCACCAGTGGCATTAAAGTTAAAGTGAATAAAAATCACGCCATTGTGACAGGCAGTTTAGTGAATGTGAACTTTTCGAGCTTACGTCAAGAATATGCTAACCATTTATTACGTGATTTTTTTGCTTATAAACTCATGGGCATCGATGAAGAAGAGAAGTTTGATTATTTACGCTTAATGCGGATTGACGAAAATAATGAATTAGATACCTTTATCAGTAAATTGATCGCGCAAAATAAAAGTAAATACAAAGTTAACGTCCGTTATCAGGAAGAGAATGTTGTTGTAAAAGGGTATGAACAGTTTTTTTTACCGCGTATGTCAGGCTTACCCCTGTATATCTCGGGTGATGAACAGCCTGTATTGAGTCATTTGTTGTTGAATGAAAATAATCGTGGTGTATACGATTATTGGATCAATGAAGAATCTAAAAGTCAGCTTGAAGCATGTTGGCAGACAGATTGGATGCAAGGGCTATTACAAACCAAGAAAAGTATCGAAACGACTATTTACAGTTTTTATTATACGCAGAATGGGCGCTTGTACTTTTACGCCGCCGACGCGATTAGCTTGGCTAAGTCAGGTTTGAAAGCCTTATTTTTGTCTTTTGCTTGTCAACGTCCTAATTTCAGAGCATTTAAATTTTCATTATACCCGTCAGCATTTGATGAAAAGAAACATTTACTGGAAGCTGAATGTCACCAACAGCCGATAGGGTCGACAATGCTCGCGGCATTACAAGATATTCGTTGGGTTGGGTTGCTGCAAGATATTACCAATGAAAATATTCTGAATGATTATAAAGCGTATGCGCAGCACAGTAGTGACTTTAACCTGCTGCATCAATATCGTTTACCGGCTGCGGATCAACGCGCGATATTAGCCCAGTTTAAGTTTGTACAACTGCGTAAAGAAGCTCGATTCAGTTACAAAACGGCGATTGTAGTGAGTCATACCGAACGTAGTATTAAAGGTTGGAGTAATGATTTTTCGACTGAAGGATTACAGATCGAACTAGAATCGCCGTTGGATGTGCAGATCGGTCATCGCGTTTACCTTGAACTGCCGATGTTACAAAAACTGTCGAAGAAAGTAGCGCTTGCCAATTTACCTTACAGTGTTGTTGGCTGTAATAAAGCGAAAACAATTCTACACTTGCAGATTGTCGGCGATAAAGAGGCGCATATTGGCTGTAAATTTTTTAGTTTGTTAATCCGTAGCAATAAAGACAAGTTAAAAAGTACCCCAGAGCCAACGCAATCACCGGGTGTCACGGCAGTATTACGGAATATGTATTGTCAGCATTTAGCGACCATGCCCTTGTATATTCATAAGGTAAACACGAGTTATCAGATGGACAGGATAGGCATTAGCCCGAACGAAAACAGTTTGGCACCACTGTTTGAATATTTTGGTCAAGCTGAATCCCGCTATAATTTGTACCCTTTGTTATCAGATAATAATATTAAACAGGTGTTCGATGATGCATTAGCCGGGTTAGAACCCACTTATCGCCCTTGGCAGCAGGTGCTTTATATTACGATCGCAACCAGTGATTCGGTAGTCACAACGCGATTTGAAAAAGATTTTAGTGATGAGCATGAACGCCGTCAGTTCATTACCCATAGTTTACAAAAAGGCGCTTTCTTTGCGATCCAAGTGATGCTGTCTCGTACTGGGCGGCCGGATATGGAATACATTGAAAAAGAACTTAACTACGTCAGCCATTATGCGATACACAGAGCACAAAAGCTTGAAGACGAATTATGGAGTGTACGCGGAGTGGTGGATCTGATTGATGTGTCTGATGAGTTGTTATATAGACTAGGCCTACGCCGCATGCGTTAA
- the serB gene encoding phosphoserine phosphatase SerB, which produces MTQLAETLFSNTPPIAWPQLLTLQSTEIKHVTYCQGQFNISAQELPINSRNSSNNSRYYYLTLIAPSITSDALLNLLSALSQLQLSMQGSGDIILYPPANYALNHNALTDTQAQRTTAASQGDIIVLGFTTLSDELQMQFKDTLASWRNDYHVDYALSQTLPSLKQPGVVLMDMDSTTIQIECIDEIAKLAGVGEQVAAVTARAMNGELDFSESLRSRVATLTNCPEAVLTQVADAMPLMPGLELLIATLHQANWKVAIASGGFTYFAKRLQDDLGFDAVYANELEIVDGILTGQVIGDIVDAQVKADTLQSLAQEYQIAPQQTVAIGDGANDLIMLKSAALGVAIHAKPIVQQQAQVALNHHDLEGLVGLLHAANCVDASWS; this is translated from the coding sequence ATGACTCAACTCGCTGAGACTTTATTTAGTAATACCCCGCCAATAGCATGGCCACAATTGTTAACCTTGCAAAGCACTGAAATAAAACATGTCACTTATTGTCAGGGTCAATTTAATATTTCGGCGCAAGAACTACCAATAAATAGCCGAAATAGTAGTAATAACAGTCGTTACTATTATCTCACTTTAATCGCGCCAAGTATAACAAGTGACGCACTGCTAAACCTACTGTCAGCATTGAGTCAACTGCAGCTGTCAATGCAAGGCTCTGGCGATATTATCCTATATCCACCAGCCAACTATGCATTAAACCATAACGCATTAACCGACACGCAAGCGCAACGCACAACAGCCGCCAGCCAAGGTGACATTATTGTTTTAGGCTTTACCACGTTATCAGATGAACTACAGATGCAATTTAAAGATACGTTAGCAAGCTGGCGTAATGATTACCATGTAGATTATGCATTAAGCCAAACACTACCGAGTTTAAAGCAACCAGGGGTGGTATTAATGGATATGGATTCAACGACTATTCAAATTGAATGTATCGATGAAATAGCCAAACTTGCAGGCGTCGGTGAACAAGTCGCAGCCGTAACTGCACGCGCCATGAATGGTGAATTAGATTTTTCTGAAAGCCTACGTTCGCGCGTAGCGACGCTAACCAACTGCCCGGAAGCCGTATTAACCCAAGTTGCTGATGCCATGCCGCTAATGCCCGGTTTAGAGTTATTGATTGCCACCTTGCACCAAGCAAACTGGAAAGTAGCAATCGCGTCAGGCGGGTTTACTTACTTTGCTAAGCGTCTACAAGATGATCTGGGGTTTGATGCTGTTTATGCCAATGAACTCGAAATCGTCGATGGCATCTTAACGGGTCAGGTTATTGGCGATATTGTTGATGCGCAGGTGAAAGCCGATACCCTGCAATCACTCGCACAGGAATATCAGATTGCTCCGCAGCAAACAGTCGCGATTGGTGATGGCGCTAATGATTTAATCATGTTGAAAAGTGCGGCTCTCGGTGTGGCTATTCATGCTAAACCTATTGTTCAACAGCAAGCGCAAGTGGCATTAAATCATCATGATCTGGAAGGGTTAGTCGGACTGCTACACGCAGCGAACTGTGTGGACGCGAGCTGGTCGTAA
- a CDS encoding AhpA/YtjB family protein produces the protein MVKGKNNDNPVNTELVPHEPHLATNQTSKYNQDGKSNGRNKFLKRQTSLLIALSLSSLFIFIAISLYNNVTASRYHQVDMLVHSLLDYPTKMAANLIVARESTDLNTRVNSKKQLQQLVDEVSENQYVTSLHIFAEDGKLLSSSQEDYMAELLAKKQYEAPKGVRVYLKPILADNKPVGFLQLHFSYQQMLKTFTIFQFDATKSILILFLLLLLFGVMIGVTINRVHHKFRSKG, from the coding sequence GTGGTTAAAGGTAAGAATAATGACAATCCTGTAAATACAGAGCTGGTTCCGCATGAGCCACATTTAGCAACAAACCAGACGAGCAAGTATAATCAAGATGGTAAATCTAATGGTCGTAATAAGTTCTTAAAGCGTCAAACTTCATTATTGATTGCGCTAAGTCTTAGTTCTCTCTTCATTTTTATTGCGATCTCGTTATATAACAATGTCACGGCCTCTCGCTATCACCAGGTTGATATGTTGGTGCATTCATTACTGGATTATCCGACCAAAATGGCGGCTAACTTGATTGTTGCCCGTGAGTCGACCGATCTTAATACCCGCGTTAACAGTAAAAAACAGCTGCAACAGCTGGTGGATGAAGTCAGCGAAAATCAGTATGTAACTAGCCTGCATATTTTTGCTGAAGATGGTAAGTTATTAAGTTCTTCTCAAGAAGACTATATGGCCGAATTACTGGCTAAAAAACAATATGAAGCACCCAAGGGGGTGCGTGTTTATCTTAAGCCGATATTGGCAGACAACAAACCTGTGGGTTTTTTACAGTTGCATTTTAGTTATCAACAAATGCTTAAAACCTTCACTATTTTTCAGTTTGACGCCACTAAGTCTATTTTAATCTTGTTTTTATTGTTATTGCTGTTTGGTGTCATGATCGGTGTGACGATCAACCGCGTTCATCATAAGTTTCGTTCAAAAGGGTAA
- the mpl gene encoding UDP-N-acetylmuramate:L-alanyl-gamma-D-glutamyl-meso-diaminopimelate ligase, producing MSKHIHILGICGTFMGGIAVLAKQLGYKVTGSDANVYPPMSTQLEEQGIELIEGYDPSQLNPAPDMVIVGNAMSRGNPCVEYMLDRKLAYTSGPQWLSEHLLQHRYVIAASGTHGKTTTAAMVAWILEYAGLEPGFLIGGVPQNFTESARLGGGYFFVIEADEYDTAFFDKRSKFVHYQPNTLIMNNLEYDHADIFPDLAAIQRQFHHVVRTVPSNGLILMPENVPALDDVIQQGCWTPVQSLCLENKTQGSENKLLDAEGSHWQAKKLREDASQFEVYCQGELAGVVKWNLIGDHNLQNGMMAIAAAHYAGVELNQAIAGLGAFKTPKRRMEIKGEVQGIRVYDDFAHHPTAIATTLAGLRAAVGSERIIAVLEPRSNTMRMGTHQQALAQSLMQADDVLLYQPEGLDWNLQPVADELCTTNGSGAINASGIDNRHKAAIHQHIDGLIAEITTRAKAQAGPCHVLIMSNGGFAGIHDKLLAKLEVKS from the coding sequence ATGTCTAAACATATACATATTCTGGGTATTTGTGGCACGTTCATGGGTGGTATTGCAGTACTGGCTAAACAGCTAGGTTATAAAGTCACGGGCTCAGATGCCAATGTGTACCCGCCAATGAGCACCCAACTAGAAGAGCAAGGTATCGAGCTTATCGAAGGTTACGACCCGAGTCAGCTTAATCCTGCGCCAGACATGGTGATTGTAGGTAATGCTATGTCACGTGGAAATCCTTGTGTCGAATACATGTTAGACCGAAAGCTCGCTTATACTTCAGGGCCACAGTGGCTGTCTGAACATTTATTACAACACCGTTATGTGATTGCAGCTTCGGGGACCCATGGTAAAACCACGACAGCGGCTATGGTTGCATGGATCTTAGAATATGCGGGACTCGAACCGGGTTTCTTAATTGGCGGCGTACCACAGAACTTCACTGAATCAGCACGCTTAGGTGGTGGCTATTTCTTTGTCATTGAAGCGGATGAATACGATACCGCCTTTTTCGATAAACGTTCTAAGTTTGTACATTACCAACCAAATACACTGATCATGAATAACCTTGAATATGACCATGCCGATATTTTTCCTGACTTAGCGGCGATCCAACGTCAATTTCATCACGTAGTCAGAACCGTCCCTAGTAATGGCCTGATCTTAATGCCAGAGAATGTACCAGCATTGGATGACGTGATACAACAAGGCTGCTGGACGCCAGTGCAGTCTTTATGTTTAGAGAATAAAACTCAGGGTTCTGAAAATAAATTATTAGACGCTGAAGGCAGCCATTGGCAAGCGAAGAAATTACGTGAAGATGCCAGCCAATTTGAAGTTTACTGCCAAGGTGAGTTAGCTGGTGTGGTTAAGTGGAACTTGATTGGCGATCATAATTTACAAAATGGCATGATGGCGATCGCAGCTGCGCATTATGCGGGCGTTGAGTTAAACCAAGCCATTGCGGGACTAGGGGCGTTTAAAACCCCGAAACGCCGCATGGAAATTAAAGGTGAAGTGCAGGGTATCCGCGTTTATGATGATTTTGCGCACCACCCGACGGCGATCGCCACGACATTAGCTGGATTACGTGCTGCTGTCGGTAGTGAACGAATCATTGCCGTATTAGAGCCGCGTTCAAACACCATGCGCATGGGCACGCATCAACAAGCATTAGCACAATCATTAATGCAGGCTGATGATGTGTTGTTATATCAACCCGAAGGTTTAGATTGGAATCTACAACCGGTTGCTGATGAGCTATGTACTACTAATGGTTCGGGTGCGATAAATGCGTCAGGTATAGATAATCGTCATAAAGCGGCTATTCATCAGCACATTGATGGTTTGATCGCTGAGATCACAACGCGGGCGAAAGCACAGGCAGGTCCTTGCCATGTACTAATTATGAGTAATGGTGGCTTTGCGGGTATTCATGATAAATTGTTAGCTAAATTAGAAGTTAAATCATAA
- a CDS encoding flavin prenyltransferase UbiX: protein MQTKTAEFSKRITLGVSGASGSQYAIRLLELLLAADVQVHLLMSDAAKVVMATETDEKWPADNKALQLFLTDKYQAKAGQLLVPSNKDWFSPVASGSGAPKQMVICPCSMGTVAAVAQGMSTNLLHRAADVVLKERGQLVLIPRETPLSPIHLENMLKLSRLGVTIMPAAPGFYRKPKTLDDLIDLMVARILDHLDVDQSIYAGWGR from the coding sequence ATGCAAACTAAAACGGCTGAATTTAGCAAACGCATTACCTTAGGGGTTAGTGGTGCGTCAGGCTCACAATATGCTATACGTTTATTGGAATTATTATTAGCGGCGGATGTACAAGTACATTTACTGATGTCGGATGCGGCTAAAGTAGTCATGGCAACCGAAACTGATGAAAAATGGCCAGCAGACAATAAAGCATTACAGCTGTTTTTAACCGATAAATATCAAGCGAAAGCAGGGCAGTTATTGGTGCCAAGCAATAAAGATTGGTTCTCGCCAGTTGCTTCTGGTTCAGGTGCACCAAAACAAATGGTTATTTGTCCGTGTAGTATGGGGACCGTTGCTGCCGTGGCGCAAGGCATGTCGACTAACTTATTACACCGTGCTGCTGATGTAGTATTAAAAGAACGTGGTCAACTGGTATTGATCCCGCGTGAAACACCACTATCACCGATCCATTTAGAAAATATGCTGAAGTTGTCACGCCTTGGGGTCACCATCATGCCTGCCGCACCGGGTTTTTATCGAAAACCGAAAACGCTTGATGATCTTATTGATTTGATGGTCGCACGTATTCTTGACCACTTGGACGTTGACCAGTCTATTTATGCGGGATGGGGACGTTAA
- a CDS encoding TetR/AcrR family transcriptional regulator, with amino-acid sequence MEMPAVVRRRTRLSPEARREQLMQCALEVFSKRGLGRAGHAEIAELAQVSVATVFNYFSNREQLVDSVLIQIEDFFSHMVRKNFIDLAGQPSKSAHQAIHNYLADFVDAAINNPQFTYIWLEWSSSIREDTWPRYLALLDNNIAIISNKIEPAIASGEINTYLTTTEFARSLSNQGYMILQLVNQPQAMDKKRIIEFLEKYVTSALAKA; translated from the coding sequence ATGGAAATGCCAGCAGTAGTCAGACGGCGTACCCGTCTCTCTCCCGAAGCTCGTCGCGAACAATTAATGCAGTGTGCGCTAGAAGTATTCTCTAAACGCGGTCTTGGCCGTGCTGGTCACGCAGAAATCGCAGAGTTAGCACAGGTGTCCGTCGCCACTGTATTTAACTATTTCAGCAACAGAGAACAACTGGTAGACAGTGTATTAATACAAATTGAAGACTTCTTTAGCCATATGGTACGTAAGAACTTTATTGACCTTGCAGGGCAACCAAGTAAAAGCGCGCATCAAGCCATTCATAACTATTTAGCCGATTTTGTTGACGCCGCCATCAATAATCCACAGTTCACTTACATTTGGTTAGAATGGAGTTCCTCTATTCGAGAAGATACTTGGCCGCGTTATCTCGCGCTACTCGATAACAACATCGCCATTATCAGCAACAAGATAGAACCTGCTATCGCATCGGGTGAAATAAATACCTATTTAACCACCACTGAATTTGCCCGTAGTCTATCCAACCAAGGTTATATGATCTTACAATTAGTGAATCAACCTCAAGCAATGGATAAAAAAAGGATTATTGAGTTTTTAGAAAAGTATGTAACGTCAGCATTAGCGAAAGCTTAA
- the hpt gene encoding hypoxanthine phosphoribosyltransferase, whose translation MKHTVEVMITEADVQAKVKELAAQIETHYKDTETLIIVCLLRGSVIYMSDLCRHINLPIELDFMTASSYGNSMESNRDVRILKDLDSDIKGKDVLIVEDIIDTGFTLSKIKTMLELRDPKSITITTLLDKPSRREVTVPVDWVGFEIPDEFVVGYGIDYGQKYRNLPYVGKVVPLEG comes from the coding sequence ATGAAACACACTGTTGAAGTGATGATCACTGAAGCTGACGTGCAAGCAAAAGTAAAAGAGTTAGCGGCACAAATTGAAACGCATTATAAAGATACTGAAACGCTAATCATCGTTTGCTTATTACGTGGTTCAGTTATTTATATGTCAGATCTGTGTCGTCATATTAATTTACCGATTGAGTTAGACTTCATGACAGCATCAAGCTACGGTAATTCAATGGAAAGTAACCGTGATGTGCGTATCTTAAAAGACTTAGATAGCGACATTAAAGGTAAAGATGTACTTATCGTTGAAGACATTATTGATACTGGTTTCACACTGAGCAAAATCAAAACGATGTTAGAACTGCGTGATCCTAAATCAATCACTATTACGACACTATTAGACAAACCGTCTCGTCGTGAAGTAACGGTACCGGTTGATTGGGTTGGTTTCGAGATCCCAGATGAGTTCGTGGTTGGTTATGGTATCGATTACGGTCAAAAATACCGTAACTTACCTTACGTAGGTAAAGTGGTACCGTTAGAAGGTTAA
- a CDS encoding ABC transporter ATP-binding protein yields the protein MTLALEIKGLKKTYSGGVQAVKNINLTVAKGDFYALLGPNGAGKSTTIGVMSSLVNKTAGQVKIFGFDIDTDLEAAKSKIGLVPQEFNFNPFEKIENIIVNQAGYYGVPRKEALVRCEALLKQLELWDKRHEAARNLSGGMKRRLMIARALVHDPELLILDEPTAGVDIELRRTMWEFLQRKNEQGITIILTTHYLEEAEMLCRNIGIIDKGLLIEDTSMKALLSQLNSESYLLDIKSRFDIKSRLDINSQLDINSKLIKPELDGYSCRLLDDHTLEVDVAKNRGLNSLFAQLAAMNIQVQGIRNKENRLEALFMDIVEQGRNKDLSGLAE from the coding sequence ATGACGTTAGCACTTGAAATAAAAGGGCTCAAGAAGACGTATTCTGGCGGAGTTCAAGCGGTCAAAAATATAAACCTTACCGTAGCCAAAGGTGATTTCTATGCACTGTTAGGGCCTAACGGTGCGGGTAAGTCGACGACTATCGGCGTGATGAGCTCACTGGTAAATAAAACTGCCGGGCAAGTTAAGATCTTCGGTTTTGATATTGATACGGATCTGGAAGCGGCCAAGAGTAAGATTGGTTTAGTACCACAAGAATTTAATTTTAATCCGTTTGAAAAGATTGAAAATATTATCGTCAATCAAGCGGGTTATTATGGTGTACCGCGTAAAGAAGCGTTAGTGCGTTGTGAAGCATTATTAAAACAACTGGAATTATGGGACAAACGCCATGAAGCGGCGCGTAATTTATCTGGTGGTATGAAACGTCGATTAATGATCGCGCGTGCATTAGTGCATGATCCAGAGCTGCTTATTTTAGATGAACCAACGGCCGGTGTTGATATTGAATTACGTCGTACCATGTGGGAATTCTTGCAGCGTAAGAACGAGCAAGGTATTACGATTATTCTTACCACGCATTATTTAGAAGAAGCAGAAATGCTGTGTCGTAATATCGGCATTATTGACAAAGGTTTGTTAATTGAGGATACCTCAATGAAAGCCCTATTATCACAATTAAATAGTGAGTCCTATTTACTTGATATAAAAAGTCGATTTGATATAAAGAGTCGACTTGATATAAACAGCCAGCTGGATATAAACAGCAAATTAATCAAACCTGAATTAGACGGTTACAGCTGTCGATTATTAGATGATCATACCTTAGAAGTGGATGTGGCTAAAAATCGCGGTTTAAATTCGTTATTCGCGCAATTGGCGGCAATGAACATTCAAGTTCAGGGGATTCGTAATAAAGAAAACCGTCTCGAAGCATTATTCATGGATATAGTAGAGCAGGGGCGTAACAAAGACTTAAGTGGGTTAGCAGAATGA
- a CDS encoding ABC transporter permease yields the protein MKKNYLIAFNSILNKEITRFTRIWVQTLVPPAITMSLYFVIFGNLIGSRVGQMEGFSYMAFIVPGLIMMSVITNSYSNVASSFYSAKFQGNIEELLVSPVPTYIIIAGYVGGGVTRGLLVGFIVTCVSLFFVPLQIHSILVIVSTLLLTAILFSLAGLLNAIFAKSFDDISIIPTFVLTPLTYLGGVFYSTSLLPPVWETISHANPIIYMVSAFRDGFLGIENIPLFYSFTVIIGFIAVLYALVYRLISKGVGLRS from the coding sequence ATGAAAAAAAATTATTTAATCGCGTTTAACAGTATTCTGAATAAGGAAATCACCCGCTTTACGCGTATTTGGGTGCAAACCTTAGTACCGCCAGCAATTACCATGTCGTTATACTTTGTTATCTTCGGCAACCTGATTGGCTCTCGTGTCGGCCAGATGGAAGGGTTTAGCTACATGGCGTTTATTGTTCCTGGTTTGATCATGATGTCGGTGATCACCAACTCTTACTCAAATGTAGCGTCGTCGTTTTACAGCGCCAAGTTTCAAGGCAATATTGAAGAGTTATTAGTATCACCGGTACCCACTTATATCATTATCGCCGGTTATGTCGGTGGCGGTGTTACGCGTGGCTTACTCGTGGGCTTTATTGTGACTTGTGTGTCGCTGTTTTTTGTACCACTGCAAATTCATAGTATATTAGTGATAGTGAGCACGTTATTACTTACCGCTATCTTGTTTTCGTTAGCAGGGTTGTTAAATGCTATCTTTGCAAAAAGTTTTGACGATATCTCGATTATCCCTACGTTTGTATTAACGCCATTAACCTATTTAGGTGGTGTGTTTTATTCAACGTCACTGTTACCACCGGTATGGGAAACTATTTCACATGCTAATCCCATCATTTATATGGTCAGCGCATTCCGTGATGGTTTCTTAGGCATCGAAAACATTCCATTATTCTATTCATTTACTGTCATTATCGGTTTTATTGCTGTGCTTTATGCATTGGTATATCGTTTGATCAGTAAAGGTGTTGGTTTAAGAAGTTAA
- a CDS encoding tRNA (guanosine(46)-N(7))-methyltransferase TrmB: MNTQQQTTQDDSMGNSREITTNQTGLNEHLDEVVLKHLKHKFRKPYRQHTVEAFEQMQAIVAADPRPIIFDSCCGVGESTAKIAQLHPDCLVFGMDKSADRLERNEQHRHAHQIDGQVYHLFQVDLNDLWRLAVDAGWQLHKHYILYPNPWPKAKHLQRRWHGAAVFPSILALGGELELRSNWQLYLQEFQYALSLANVKSELQTYKALEATTPFERKYWASGQTSWQLIAKL, from the coding sequence ATGAATACTCAGCAGCAAACAACACAAGACGATTCGATGGGTAACTCTCGAGAGATCACAACTAACCAAACGGGCTTAAACGAGCACCTAGATGAAGTTGTATTAAAACACCTTAAGCACAAGTTCCGTAAGCCATACCGTCAGCATACCGTTGAAGCGTTTGAACAGATGCAAGCTATTGTAGCCGCAGACCCACGCCCGATTATTTTTGATTCTTGCTGCGGCGTTGGTGAAAGCACTGCGAAGATTGCGCAGCTGCACCCTGACTGTTTGGTATTTGGTATGGATAAGTCAGCAGACCGCTTGGAGCGTAACGAACAGCATCGTCATGCGCATCAAATCGATGGACAGGTATATCACTTATTTCAGGTGGATTTAAACGATCTGTGGCGTTTAGCCGTGGATGCAGGCTGGCAGTTACATAAACACTATATCTTGTATCCAAATCCATGGCCAAAAGCCAAACATTTACAACGACGCTGGCATGGTGCGGCGGTATTTCCGTCAATCTTAGCGTTAGGTGGTGAATTAGAGCTGCGTAGCAACTGGCAATTGTACTTACAAGAATTTCAATACGCTTTATCACTGGCGAATGTAAAAAGTGAATTACAGACGTATAAAGCATTAGAAGCTACCACGCCATTTGAGCGTAAGTATTGGGCGAGTGGCCAAACGTCTTGGCAGTTAATCGCTAAGTTATAA